The following proteins are encoded in a genomic region of Candidatus Omnitrophota bacterium:
- a CDS encoding insulinase family protein, whose protein sequence is HAALSYRSVSINDPSLYALDVLATILASGEGSILTKELRDNKKLAYFISCYNSTLRRNGLFFISFIAESGNVALAISEILKILEGIKKDGVARADLEKAKKMAAVDFLESLQTAQGRGMDLISSEALTNDYNFSQKYLERLNSVSTEDIKTAAGIYLDESKLNVALIMPEGFGSENETPVGGKMENNVRNITHQALPSGVRVIICEDHSLPICTISAMFLGGVRFESKDCNGISNLASRLMLDGTSERNEEEIKAAIESLGGSIHSISGMNSFGITLNFASSDWKNALEILSDVIKHPVFDEIKIDKEKALALAAIKERDDSIVEYGLLLFRENFFKDSPYSRPVLGHAETVEAINKDGILNYYDSFTQPSLMVITATGDIDKEAFIAEVKKEFGSAKQADTKLPDIPVSLNAKTRDDIKSSMEREQSIILIGFPAVKITDPDRYAFEVIDSIMSGSDGRLFNNVRSRLGVSYSLGSIFMPGVDPGCHIFYVITSAKNISVAKDAILKEIKRLKTESIPEKELDAAKRYLIAKNITDIEENASINLKMALDELYGLGYNNFETYKDKISAITPGQIKRVINQYFNTDDRLIVTIYGKEGNGE, encoded by the coding sequence TCACGCCGCCCTATCGTATAGAAGTGTCTCCATAAATGATCCTTCGCTCTATGCCCTTGACGTGCTTGCTACTATTTTGGCGAGCGGGGAGGGTTCGATCCTCACCAAAGAACTCCGAGATAATAAGAAGCTCGCATATTTTATATCTTGTTATAACTCCACTTTGCGCCGAAACGGTTTATTTTTCATATCTTTCATAGCAGAAAGCGGTAATGTAGCGCTCGCTATTTCCGAAATATTAAAGATACTTGAGGGCATAAAGAAAGACGGTGTGGCGCGCGCGGATTTAGAAAAGGCTAAGAAAATGGCCGCCGTGGATTTCCTTGAATCTTTACAAACGGCCCAGGGAAGGGGAATGGACCTTATTTCAAGCGAGGCCCTGACGAATGATTATAATTTTTCGCAAAAATACCTTGAAAGATTGAATAGCGTAAGTACTGAAGATATTAAAACCGCCGCCGGTATTTATTTGGATGAAAGTAAGCTCAATGTAGCGCTCATTATGCCGGAAGGTTTCGGCTCCGAAAACGAAACGCCTGTAGGCGGAAAAATGGAAAACAATGTCCGCAATATAACGCATCAGGCATTACCGAGCGGCGTACGCGTAATAATATGCGAAGATCACTCGCTTCCTATATGCACTATATCGGCGATGTTTCTTGGCGGTGTCCGATTCGAAAGTAAGGATTGTAACGGCATATCGAACCTGGCGTCGCGTCTTATGCTCGACGGAACTTCCGAGCGCAATGAAGAAGAAATCAAGGCCGCTATAGAATCCCTTGGCGGTAGCATACACAGCATAAGCGGCATGAACAGCTTCGGCATAACTTTGAACTTTGCCTCAAGTGATTGGAAAAACGCACTTGAGATACTAAGCGATGTCATAAAGCATCCGGTATTTGACGAAATCAAGATAGATAAAGAAAAGGCACTTGCCCTGGCGGCAATAAAGGAGCGCGACGACAGCATAGTGGAATACGGCCTCCTTCTTTTCAGGGAAAACTTTTTCAAAGACAGCCCTTACAGCCGGCCGGTCCTTGGGCATGCCGAGACTGTAGAGGCTATCAATAAGGATGGTATCCTGAATTATTACGACTCTTTTACCCAGCCTTCACTTATGGTGATTACGGCTACAGGCGACATTGATAAGGAAGCTTTTATTGCGGAGGTTAAAAAAGAGTTCGGCTCCGCGAAACAGGCCGATACAAAGCTGCCCGATATACCTGTCAGCCTAAACGCAAAAACGAGAGATGATATAAAGAGCTCGATGGAACGGGAGCAGTCAATAATACTGATCGGGTTTCCTGCGGTAAAGATAACCGACCCCGACAGGTATGCTTTCGAAGTAATAGACTCCATAATGTCAGGTTCTGACGGACGTCTTTTTAATAACGTGCGGAGTCGCTTAGGTGTTTCTTATTCACTCGGGTCTATTTTTATGCCGGGCGTAGATCCCGGATGCCATATTTTCTATGTTATTACGTCAGCCAAAAATATAAGCGTGGCCAAAGACGCCATCCTTAAAGAAATTAAAAGATTAAAGACCGAATCAATACCGGAAAAAGAGCTCGATGCCGCAAAGCGTTACCTTATTGCCAAAAACATAACCGACATTGAGGAAAATGCGTCCATTAACTTAAAAATGGCCCTTGATGAGCTGTATGGCTTGGGTTACAACAATTTCGAAACATATAAAGACAAAATATCAGCCATTACCCCGGGCCAGATCAAGAGGGTGATCAATCAGTATTTTAACACCGATGACCGCCTTATAGTGACCATATACGGCAAGGAAGGGAACGGGGAATAG
- a CDS encoding sugar phosphate isomerase/epimerase gives MIEEIKAIGVDSVELNFKLTKEMVDEVGRLVDEGFVKVASVHNFCPVPQFVAIKDASPDYYSLASLDAAERKMAVSETKHTIDTACRLKAKAVVVHAGRLDIKDRTRELGKAIEDGIDPRALISAMQEEREGALKKGYLDCLLESIKELLAYSKKAGIKIGLENRFYFRELPSIEDFDAIFDMFKDPDISYWHDTGHAQIYENLKLLRHEDYLNKFAHRLLGVHLHDVKGVIDDHNAPFTGDFDFSILKPFLNKNVIKILEPHAPAQREDIQIAIKRLKQLYGE, from the coding sequence ATGATCGAAGAAATAAAAGCGATAGGTGTAGATTCGGTAGAGCTGAACTTCAAGCTGACAAAAGAGATGGTGGATGAAGTCGGCAGGCTTGTTGATGAAGGTTTTGTAAAAGTCGCAAGCGTACACAATTTTTGCCCTGTTCCTCAGTTCGTTGCGATAAAAGATGCATCGCCCGACTATTATTCGCTGGCATCTCTCGATGCGGCCGAAAGAAAAATGGCCGTTTCTGAGACCAAGCATACTATAGATACCGCCTGCCGCCTAAAGGCAAAAGCGGTAGTGGTTCACGCGGGCAGACTGGACATAAAGGATAGAACCCGAGAGCTCGGAAAGGCCATTGAGGACGGCATAGATCCCAGGGCATTGATATCCGCCATGCAGGAAGAAAGAGAAGGTGCCTTGAAGAAGGGTTACCTGGACTGCCTTCTTGAAAGCATAAAAGAACTGCTTGCCTATTCGAAAAAGGCAGGGATAAAGATCGGGCTTGAAAACAGGTTCTATTTTCGGGAGCTGCCTTCTATAGAGGATTTTGACGCGATATTCGATATGTTTAAAGACCCGGATATATCTTACTGGCATGATACCGGCCATGCCCAGATATACGAAAATTTAAAACTTCTGCGTCACGAGGATTATCTTAACAAATTCGCGCATCGGCTTTTAGGAGTCCATTTGCACGACGTAAAGGGAGTTATAGACGACCATAACGCGCCCTTTACGGGCGATTTCGATTTTTCTATTTTAAAGCCGTTTTTAAACAAAAATGTAATAAAGATTTTAGAGCCGCATGCGCCGGCCCAAAGAGAAGATATACAAATCGCTATTAAGCGCCTAAAGCAATTATACGGAGAATAG
- the amrB gene encoding AmmeMemoRadiSam system protein B: MSVIREPVVAGQFYPDTKSELEKMLSGLTEKAKKENVIGAISPHAGYIYSGGVAGKVLSRLPDRKTFIIIGPNHTGRGMAFSVFPEGKWRTPLGLVDVDYDMAKRLIQNSDLFEADEAAHAYEHSIEVQIPFLQYLMKDFKILPIIISSTDMVNLKRAGKDIAEMAKTEGVNFSIIASSDMTHYEAQEAAEKKDKAALASILELDENKLAEKVAGMDISMCGIAPVIVMLSASKYLGAKTAELVDYKTSGEVSGDYASVVGYGGVIIK, encoded by the coding sequence ATGTCGGTAATACGGGAACCTGTCGTCGCCGGACAATTTTACCCGGACACAAAATCGGAACTCGAAAAAATGCTATCGGGCCTTACGGAAAAAGCGAAAAAGGAAAATGTAATTGGCGCGATCTCCCCTCATGCCGGATATATCTACTCCGGAGGCGTAGCGGGTAAGGTGCTATCAAGATTGCCTGATCGGAAGACGTTCATAATTATTGGGCCCAATCATACGGGACGCGGAATGGCATTCAGCGTATTTCCCGAAGGTAAATGGCGCACGCCGCTCGGGCTTGTTGACGTTGATTATGATATGGCGAAGCGGCTTATACAAAATTCGGATCTTTTTGAAGCCGATGAAGCGGCGCATGCCTATGAACATTCCATAGAAGTCCAGATACCGTTTCTGCAGTATTTGATGAAAGATTTTAAGATACTGCCCATTATCATAAGCAGTACGGATATGGTGAATCTAAAGCGGGCCGGAAAAGATATTGCGGAAATGGCAAAAACGGAGGGAGTAAATTTTTCTATCATAGCGTCGAGCGATATGACTCATTACGAAGCGCAGGAGGCTGCCGAAAAAAAAGACAAGGCGGCGCTCGCGTCCATATTGGAACTTGACGAAAATAAATTGGCCGAAAAAGTCGCCGGCATGGATATCTCCATGTGCGGAATAGCGCCGGTAATCGTGATGCTTTCGGCCTCGAAATATCTCGGGGCTAAAACGGCCGAATTGGTAGATTATAAAACAAGCGGCGAGGTGTCCGGCGATTACGCATCCGTCGTCGGCTACGGAGGTGTAATAATAAAATGA